Within Oncorhynchus nerka isolate Pitt River linkage group LG8, Oner_Uvic_2.0, whole genome shotgun sequence, the genomic segment ttaggatgagcaatggcACTGACTAAAAACCTGTATTGAATACAGttaatacatatgagatgagtaaagcagtatgtaaacattattaaagtgactagtgctccattattaaagtggccagtgattccatgtctatgtatatacggcagcagcctctaaggtgtagggttgagtagcCAGGTGGTAGCCAGATAgagatggctatttaacagtctgatgcccTTCAGTTAGAAGCTgtgtttcagtctctcgatgccagctttgatgcacctgtactgacctcgccttctggatgatagcggggtgaacaggccgtggctctggTGGTTGATGTCTTTGATGATcatttttgccttcctgtgacaccgggcgctgtaggtgtcctggagggcaggcagtgtgcccctggtgatgcTTTGGGCAGAcgacaccctctggagagcctctggagagccctgtggttgcgggAGGTGCAGTtgtgtaccaggcagtgatacagccagacaggatgctctcaattgtgcatctgtaaaagtgtctgagggtcttaggggccaagacacatttattcagcctcctgaggttgaggaGGCGcttgttgcaccttcttcaccacactatctgtgtgggtggaccatttcagattgtcagtgatgtgtacgccgaggaactgaaaccttccaccttctccactgtggtcccgtcgatgtggattggGTCGTGCTCCCTGTTTCCTTTTGATGATTATGTTGGAGGCTtacttggccacgcagtcatggatgAACAAGGGAGTACTGGAGTGGGCTGAGCATGCAccattgtggggcccctgtgttgagggtcagcgaagtggaggtgttgtttcctaccttcatcacttgggggcggcctgtcaggaagtccaggacccagttgcacagggtggggttcagacccagggccccgattttaatgatgagcttggcgggtactatgatgttgaaggctgagctttagtcaatgaacagcattctgacgaaggtattcctcttgtccagatgggatcgggtagtgtgcagtgtgatggtgattgcactGTCTACGgttctattggggcggtaagcaaattgaaatgggtcaggtaaggtagaggtaatatgatccttaactagtctctcaaaacacttcatgacGACAGGAGttctacggggcgatagtcatttagtccagttacctttgctttcttgggtacaggaacaatggtggacatcttgaagcctGAGATAAGgaaagattgaatatgtctgtaaaaaatccagccagctggtctgcgcatgctgtGAGGACGTGGCTAGAGATGCCGTCTtggctggcagccttgcgagggttaacccgctttaaatgtcttactcacgttgacCACGGAGAATGAGAGCGCACAGTCCTTGGGAGTGGgctgtgtcggtggcactgtgttatcctcaaagggTGCAAAGTTGTTTAGCTTGTCTGAGTTTTCATCCTAATCTAttgcacctgattctaataattagctggtttatGCACTGAAttaggttagttacaactggggttggactgaaacctacaggagggtagctctccaggaaccggGTTAGAGAGCCCTGCTGTAGACCCggccacatacgtctcatgtctgagccgttgaattgcgactccactttgcgactccacattgtctctgtactgatgttttgcctgtttgattgccttatggagggaataactacactgtttgtattcgaccATATTCCCAGTtacctttccatggttaaatgcggtggttcacgctttcagttttgcgtgattctgccatctatccacagtttctggtttgggtaggttttaatagtcaccatgggaacaacatctcctatacacttcctgatgaactcagtcacatTGTCTGTGTaaacgtcaatgttattctcagaggctacccggaacgtATCTCAGTCttcgtgatcaaaacaatcttgaagcatggattccgattggtcagaccagcgttgaatagaccttagtgCGGGTACTTCGTGTTTGAGTTTctggaggagcaaaatggagtcgtgatctgatttgccgaagggagggccttgtaggcatcttGAAAAGGTGAGTAGCAGTGGTCTAGTGTTTTCCCTAAGCGAGTaatacagtcaatgtgttgatagcgTTTTCtgcaaatttgctttgttaaaatccccagctacaataaatgtgacctcaggatatgtggtttgcagtttgcataaagtccagtgtagttcctttaGGGcagtcgtggtatcggcttgagggggaacatacacggctgtgactgtaatcgaagagaattctcttgggaggcaatacggttggcatttgattgtgaggtattctaggttgggtgaacaaaaggacttgagtttctgtaggTTATCTCAATCAcgccatgagtagttaatcatgaaacatacacccctgcctttcttcttcctggagagttctttattcttGTGTGCGCGATGAACTAAGAACCCAGCTGTCTatatggacggggacagtatatcccgacagagccatgattccgtgaaacagagtacaTTACAGTCCTTGATGTCTCTCTGTTCGGAGGTCCTCGCCTTAAGCTTGGCTACTTCattgtccagagactgaacattagcgagtaatatactccgAATGGTACTGTAATTCTACCCAACAGAATACAGTTCCGTACCATATCTTTGGAGCCCCAAAAACCTTTTGAACACTAGTGgttgcatggtattgttgtttctggctcattaacatattttgaggtGTGCCTTTTACAAGAGGCTATATTTTTGCACCCGTGAGGGAGAATGCTGTACAaatttaacctgtctaggacacagGTTCTGCTAacggaatccccccccccccccccccccaacattctgctgaaaaggcagcgcgggaaattcaaaaatattttcacaaaaactttcacacattaacaagtccaatacagcaaatgaaagatacccatcgtgtccgatttttaaaaacacaacatatatttgttAGATCATCACCAAAtccaaaaaaacacacagccattttccccAGCCAAAGATGgtcacaaaagcagaattagagataaaattaatcactaacctttgataatcttcatcagatgacatttataagacatgttacacaatacatttatgttttgttatataatatgcatatttatatccacaaatctctgtttacattggcgccatgttcagaaatgcctccaaaatatctggagtaattacagagagctacgtcagataacagaaatactcatcatacactttgacgaaagatacatgttttacatataattaaagatacactggttcttaatggaACTGCTGTGTCAgcttttttttaaacgttacgaaaaaagcataccatgcaataatctgagacggcactcagacgtaaatatatttctccgccatgttggagtcaacagaaatacgaaattacatcacaaatattcccttacctttgatgatctttcatcagaatgcagtgcaaggaatcctagttccgcaataaatcgttgttttgttccataatgtccattactagtgtccaattagctacttttgctagcacgtttagttcacatgtccaaaagctggcgctggtccaggcgaactcggacgaaaacttcaaaaagttatattccaggtcgaataaactggtcaaactaagtagagaatcaatcttcacgATGTTaatatcatatatatccaataacgttccaaccggagcattcgTTTTTGTCTACAGAGTAATGGAACGCAAGGCGATATAATGACTACTGTGCGTAACCAGGAACTGGCATTCTGCAAGACCAGTGACTCAAATAGCTGCCATCCGGTCCCACATCACACTACAGGCTTCATTCCACATTCTACAGactgttgccatctagtggaagGAAGTGTgaacagatccatatcttatttggatgtgaataggcgatgagttgaaaatcaaccagccccagaatttccacttcctgtttagaagtttgcctgccctatgagttctgttatactcacatacataattcaaacagttttagaaacttcagagagttttatatccaatagtaataataatgggacagagtaggaggcagttcactatgggcacgcaattcatccaatgtgaaaatgctgccccctatccctaaaatGTTTAACTTATGTCGTTATAGTTCCCCATCATTTTAAAATGTATAGGGGACAGATTGAAGTGGCAGAAAGTCTTAAACATTAAATcgggggtgtcaaactcatttcatGTAGGGTCTAGAGTCTGCAGGTTTACTTTGTGCATATTTTAGCAGCTTCTGATTGACACAAATaatatcaattagcctattggaggcgtacctgtgaatgtatttcaaggcctaccttcaaactcagtgcctctttgcttgacatcatgggaaaatcagaagatatcagccaagacctcataaaaaaattgtaaacctccacaagtctggctcattcttgggagcaatttccaaacgtctgaaggtaccacgttcatctacacaaacaatagtaccaaatataaacaccatgggaccatgcagctgtcataccgctcaggaaggagatgcgttctctctcctagagatgaacatactttggtgcgaaaagtgtaaatcaatcccagaacaacagcaaaggacattgtgaagatgctggaggaaacagacacaaaagtatctatatccccagtaaaacgattcctatatcgacataacctgaaaggccactcagcaaggaagaagccactgctccaaaaccgccataaaaaagccagactatagtttgcaactgcacacggggacaaagatcgtacttttttgagaaatgtcctctggtctgatgaaacaaaaatagaactgtttggccataatgaccatcattatgtttggaggaaaaagggggaggcttgacagccgaagaacaccatcccaaccgtgaagcatggtagcagcatcatgttgtgggggtgctttgctgcaggtgagactggtgcacttcacaaaatagatggcaccatgaggaaggaaattatgtggatatattgaagcaacatctcaaaacatcagtcaggaagttgaagcgtGGTCGCAAattagtcttccaaatggacaagcatacttgcaaagttgtggcaaaatggcttaaggacaacaaagtcaaggtattggagtagccatcacaatcCCATAGAACGttcgtgggcagaactgaaaaggcgtgtacgagcaaggaggcctacaaacctgattcagttacaccagctctgtcaggaggaattcatgccaaaattcacccaacttattgtgggaagcttgtggaaggctacctgaaacgtttgacccaagttaaacaatttaaaggcaatgctaccaaatactaatatactgttctctctgctaatgCAAGGCTAACGGTACCGATGCACCAGCAGGACCCTTAACAGCTTccactcccaagccataagactgctaaatagttattctatgtagctatttggttaactatttaactatctgcattttccctttttgcactaacctttttgactcatcacgtacactgctgctactgttgactATCTGTCACTTTaatcctagttatatgtacatacagtattgacCTCAATTACCATGTACCGTTTCAGATTGACTCGGTATTggcaccccatgtatatagccaagttatcgttagtcGTTATTTctccattttttttctctctgcattgttggaaagtgCCCGTAAGCaatcatttcactgttagtctactcctgttgtttacgaagcatgtgactaaTCAAATTTGTTTTGAAAAAAAAACCAACATAATTTTGCTTGGCTGGAAGTTACTGTCAAATTCATGGCAACCCCGTTTACAGTCCTCTGTATTCCCCCCCCCAAGGCTTGACCCTATTTGGCAGACCAGCCGTGCGGTCACCTCAGCCCTGGCCTTCATCAGCAGCTGTGCCAACCCTGTCCTCTACACTTTTGTTGGCAAGTCCTACATCAGGCGGGACGGCTTTGCCTTCATGGCCCGCTTGTTCGAGGGCACGGCGCAGGACTCTGGGACAAGGAAGAGCCGACAGAACAGCCAGAATagccgagagagagacagggatgcaaAGGAGGTCGGACTGAAGGAAAAGGAGGGAGACCTAGAGTCGACAACCAGCTCCAATGTCATGAGTCCCGTCTGTGTGAAACCTGTTAAGAATGGCAAGCCGGGCCCGATTCCGACTTAGGAAATGATGCCTTTCTTTTGCACATCTTTCCTACACATTTCTCAGTAGTTTACCTTATGAAGGTGAGTAATGGGCTTCGCAGGAGTGGTTCCCTTACGCGCACTGAAGAAATGTCATTCACCTGCTGAAAACCCTCTTACTTActggccaacagattttctcgtggagttttcattcaatagagttttcagtacatttatttagccatccctttaaatatggCGTACCTTTTAGTTTTGTTTACAGACTCGATACAATATATCGAGAGAATCggttcagaatattagggatcAATTAAAGAAAGCCATCTTAGTATATATGTGCATACTCCTCTCAGTTTCAGCACCAAGTGGTAGATTTTAAAACACTCTGATCTTTTAGATTATTTAGGGTTAGGAAATTGTTTGTGAATCCTAAAAAAAGGTTAGGAGGAAGAAAATGGGTTTGATTCATACAGAAAATTGCCACGTTCAGATCTTTAACTCATGGTAATTTTGGATGATTAGTGAACAAAGAAATATAATCGGGAGAATAGTGTGAAATAGTAGGCTAAACCTTCATATATTTCCtgcactaaccatggaactgtgtgatgaCACATCCAAGTATTGCCCCATACGCAACCAAACTGTTACGTTTGGTCTGTGCTCCTCTCCATAACGATTGAATTAGCTATgtcttaaaaaaaataatatatatatataaaccgtTACTAATGATCCTCACCAACAACCACATGCCCGTGATGGCGTTTACAGAGGAAGCAAATGAAggttaacaaaaaaaaaaatagtgtCATTAAATGGAACGATAATGTAGACTAcaccaactgaagggaactaacagtaaaTTGGCAGTTGAATATGTGTTATTAGGCCTACTGACGATTGATGCTGAtagtgactaatatttaacatgatagaAATAGGAAACAGAGAAGGTCGGGGTAGCCTATAAATCAAGACATTCGAGAGTGCCCATCCCAGCAAGGTAAGGCCGTACAATTTAAATTTTGCCTAATGGCACAGCATTTCATAAACGTCACTGTGGGAAAGTTGATATGCTTCAGTTTTCTACCATTTGACTGGTTTCACATATGCCTCCAGCAATTATAAGATCAAATATATCTAAAACAGGTGTCATTTAAATGTAAAATTCCCTTATCCAAAGGgattactcatttacctagctcttCCCAATAGCTCTTATCAAGTTATAAATTAGACCAAAATTAAGTAGATACTTTTTCCACTTTTTtccttattcatggtttcctcaTGCTAAAGGTGTTGGAATTATTACCTTCATTTATTCGGTCTCCACCACAAATTAATAGCAGGTGAAAAGCACgctattctcatgcttaaatTGAAGGTCAGAATACGCATAGAGCGAAAAGTGCATAAAAAAGCAATTACACTCATTTTACACATGCTTAACTATTGACCCGATTCCGACTTAGGAATGTATGCCTTTCCTATGCATGCTTTCCCTATGCATGCCTTTCCTATGCATGCTTTCCTATGCATGCCTTTCCTATGCATGTTTTCCCTATGCATGTTTTCCCTATGCATGCTTTTCCTAGGCATGCTTTCCCTATGCATGCTTTTCCTATGCATGCTTTCCCTATGCATGCTTTTCCTATGCATGCTTTCCCTATGCATGCTTTTCCTATGCATGCTTTCCCTATGCATGCTTTTCCTATGCATGTTTTTCCTATGCATGCTTTTCCTATGCATGTCTTTCCTATGCACTTTTCAGTATTTGGCATTCAGACTTATTTAGTCGTGTAAAGCGCTCTGCAGGAGTGGCTACCTTGCGCACTTTGAATACATTGCATTCaactgctgaaaaccctcccCATATGCTGGGCAACAGATTTTCTCTTGGGGTTTTCATTCAATGGGGTTTTCCTATAGCTCTGGTCTCCAATTTTCATCTTTGCAAATTATGAGAGCACACAATTAGAATTCTGAATAACTGCATGGCTATTTATATCCTATTTCACTGTGCAATACAGTAACTGTCATGTTGATAAGACTTTCAGTTTGCTTCCATATGGCTGGTTTCACATGAGGAAAAGTTATCTAAAACAATTACCATGTGTATTTACAATCCCCTTCTCAAAACGgattactcatttacctagctcttatAAATATATATGATCAAGTTGTtattacagtgcatggagaaaTTGTGTTATTTCTATTGGAACAAATTAAGTAGATGCTTTTTCTACTTTGAACCGGGAGGTTTGCTAGACCTTATTCATGGGTTCCTCAcgtaaaggtggtggaattattagggaattaagtcaaggtcagaatacgacGTATCTGTAGACACTCCTCCGCCTCACCTTCATTTATTCGGTCTCCACCTCGAACGAATAGCATACTATTCCCATGCTTAAGTTCAAGGTTTGAATACGCATAGAGAGGAAAACGCATTAAAAAAAGGAATAAAGTTCCATTTACACACGCTTAACTCTGGTCGGAAACTGGGCCATAGTGACTGGAAAATGAATGAGTTGGACGCTATTTCAGAAGCTGTTTTGGAGGGAATGTAGTTTCCTGTAGTTCGCATGGTTGGCCACTAGATGTGCAAATCATGTTTCCTAATGGTTCATGACTGACTGAACCATATCTCTGTTTTTAGAGGTGGTGATTCAAGCTCAGTGGGTGGTGGAGTGAATTTAGTCAATTGTCTTTACAGTATGCtttgtctgactctctctccttctctccatttgtgtgtgtgtccgcgcGCATGTGATTTACTGCTGtaagtacactacaataccatatTGTTAGAGTAAAAAGAGCACTgtataatgtaaagtgttaccaataTTTGTATAATTGTTTACCACATTTATTTGATCAAAAGCATTAAGACATGTTGTGTTTGTGCCAGtgcaaaaaaattaaaaacacttTTCTCAGAGAAGATATGGCTGCCGTTGATTGATTAGGAAACTCTTAGAGGTGAGATCGACATTCACAACAAGACAGCTATCAGAAGAGTCATGACCGACTGGCAAGCAATAGCATGCAGGACTTTCACAATCAGTCCAGTCATTTCTTTGCCTTCAGGGAATTAgtttccctcctcttcctccttttttcCTGGAACTATTGTCATCTCTTTTTCTTGTTCTGCCTCCTCGTCCTCCACCTCTCTTTTCCCTGGAACCATTGTCATCTCTTCAACCTCTCCCTCTGGTTTCCCACCTCCCCagtcctccttctctttctctctaccgcTACCATCATGCTTTGCTCTCACGCTGGGCATGTCCATGTTGGTGGCCGTCCCCTCAAGCAGCTGTGCCACGCCCCCAAAACACCTGGAGGAGGAGCCATAGATTGTGAGGGAGGAGCCAGAGCAGGAGCCAGCCATGGTATAGAGCAGAGGGTTGACAGCACTGCTGAGGTAAGCTACAGCTATGACCACTGTCCTAGCTCTCAGACAGAACCCCAGCAAATCCGTGGAAGACCCGGAGAGAACGGCCCCCACCTGAAACAAGGAATCATAAGTTTCATTATGAACTTGAACTATGTCTACAGACAGTAGATTTGTGTTTTAATGCTATTTTTTTAATCCCAAattttgatcttgtctcatcgctgcaactccccaacgggctcaggaGGCAAGGTCGAGTCATGattcctccgaaacatgacccgccaaaccgtgcttcttaatacccgcaccaatgtgtcagagagaACACTGTTCACCTGACGACCGAGGTCGGCCTGCATGCGCCCgccccgccacaaggagttgctagagcgcgatgTGCTAACTAAAGCCCcccccccagccaaaccctcccctaaccctgacgacactgggccaattgttcgccgccctatgggactcccgatcacaaccggttgtgatacagcccgagatcgaacccaggtctgtagtgacgccttagaccgctgtgccactcgggaggcctccaatggtgactttaaaacagttacagagtttaatggctgtgatacgataaaactgaggatggatcaacaacattgtagttactcaacaATTCTAACCTGATTGACAAAATGAAAAGGAGCCTGTaagaaatattccaaaacatgcatcctgtttgcaacaaagcactaaagtaatacagTGAAAAACGTGGCAAagctttttgtcctgaataaaaaAGTGTcctatttgggacaaatccaatacgacacattactgagtaccactctttgcatcatgttatggatgtgcttgtaatcgttaaggacaggGGAGTTTTCAGCATAAAAAagaattgctgccaaaggtgcttgtgCAAAGTATTGACTCCGGTATGTAGATATTTCtgtgtttcattttcaataaatttgctaaacaTTTCTGAAAGcatttttttcactttgtcataacgGTTTATTGTGCGTCGatgggttattattattatttttttaatccattttgtattcaggctgtaaaacaactaaacgtggaataagtcaaagggtataGATATTTTTTGATGGCACTGTATGTacgtactgtatatacagtgcattcataccccttgacttattctacgTTTAGTTTCACAGCCTGAATACAAAATGTGTTAAATAAAAAAggttcctcgtcaatctacacacaataccccataatgacaaagcgaaaatcgatttaatttttttttttttgctaatttattataagtaaaaaattttaaaaaaacgttatttacataagtattcagaccctttaatataTATGCCCACTTGCAGGATGTTGACCAGGTGGTACGGAGCCCACAAGAGGGCGAAAGTCACGACTATCAGTGTGATGAGGCGGTTGGTCTTCCTGTAGGAGCGGTGGTGCCAGTGGGCACGGCTGGATGCTAAGGCATGAGCGATGCGTAAGTAGCAGAACGTCATGATGCTGAAGGGGACCAGGAACGCAGTAACTGTTTCTAGGGAATAGTGGAACACCTGGTGGAGAGGATAGGACGAGAAACGATTTGatttcatta encodes:
- the LOC115133381 gene encoding leukotriene B4 receptor 1-like isoform X2; its protein translation is MESTAWNTTTYFSTDSSAPNPSIPYSVGISFLLVAMALGLPGNLLVVWTILFRLSRRSITSLFILQLAAADALVLLSAPFFIHQLFKARVWEFGEIMCKLLHYVCGINMYLSILLITLMGVDRLHGVLRPFWSQRVRTKSRLFPIMGVVWALATVLPTPQLVYRQVRKGECTTHHPGPAHQVFHYSLETVTAFLVPFSIMTFCYLRIAHALASSRAHWHHRSYRKTNRLITLIVVTFALLWAPYHLVNILQVGAVLSGSSTDLLGFCLRARTVVIAVAYLSSAVNPLLYTMAGSCSGSSLTIYGSSSRCFGGVAQLLEGTATNMDMPSVRAKHDGSGREKEKEDWGGGKPEGEVEEMTMVPGKREVEDEEAEQEKEMTIVPGKKEEEEGN